In Geminicoccaceae bacterium, a single window of DNA contains:
- a CDS encoding MarC family protein — MDFNNVDVNLFAKLLLLMLIGLGPKIALVPFIEKTQGFEPAIQREIGTRMVIVAVVTALILFATGWLLLRMFHISAGAVEIAGGLVLMRLALGMAVGPTSEVVREVEGRAPPTDPMKLALYPLAIPYLLNPVGISVLIVASSNVSNVGGVLLVICVVLMIGGFDLLVFRNMDKIAKRLRPTVQIVSEAVFGILLTAVAIQLIVTGLNAFGIVNLGSH; from the coding sequence GTGGATTTTAACAATGTCGATGTGAACCTGTTCGCAAAACTGCTGTTGTTGATGCTGATCGGGCTTGGTCCGAAGATCGCCCTGGTACCGTTCATCGAGAAAACCCAGGGTTTCGAGCCCGCGATCCAGCGGGAGATCGGTACCCGCATGGTGATCGTCGCCGTGGTGACAGCATTGATCCTGTTTGCCACCGGCTGGCTGCTGCTGCGGATGTTCCATATTTCCGCGGGTGCGGTGGAGATCGCCGGCGGGCTTGTCCTGATGCGGTTGGCCCTGGGCATGGCCGTGGGCCCGACAAGCGAGGTGGTGCGCGAGGTCGAGGGGAGGGCGCCGCCGACCGATCCCATGAAGCTTGCGCTCTATCCGCTGGCCATCCCCTATCTGCTCAATCCCGTGGGGATCAGCGTGCTGATCGTGGCTTCCAGCAATGTCAGCAATGTCGGCGGTGTCCTGCTCGTGATCTGCGTGGTGCTGATGATTGGAGGATTCGACCTGCTGGTATTCCGCAACATGGACAAGATAGCCAAGCGGTTACGTCCCACTGTGCAGATTGTCTCCGAAGCGGTTTTTGGCATCCTGCTTACCGCTGTTGCCATCCAGCTCATCGTCACCGGCCTCAACGCGTTCGGCATTGTCAATCTGGGCAGTCACTGA
- a CDS encoding EamA family transporter, translated as MSLSGLLGQWQVWAVLAACFAALTAIFAKVGIADVGSDFATLLRTVVILATLVLIVVGTGQWQSLNSVPGKSYIFIILSGLATGASWLCYFRALKLGEASRVAPVDKMSVVLVALFGALFLGERLGTINWLGVLLIAAGAVLVAWKP; from the coding sequence ATGTCATTGTCGGGTCTGCTCGGTCAATGGCAGGTCTGGGCCGTACTGGCCGCGTGCTTCGCGGCACTTACGGCGATCTTCGCTAAAGTGGGGATTGCTGACGTCGGCTCGGATTTCGCCACCTTGCTGCGGACGGTCGTCATTCTCGCGACGCTCGTCCTTATCGTCGTTGGCACCGGTCAATGGCAGTCGCTCAACTCGGTTCCGGGAAAGAGCTATATCTTCATCATCCTTTCGGGGCTCGCGACGGGCGCGTCATGGCTTTGCTATTTCCGGGCGCTCAAGCTCGGCGAGGCGTCGCGAGTGGCCCCCGTGGACAAGATGAGTGTCGTACTGGTGGCACTGTTCGGTGCTCTTTTTCTTGGTGAACGGCTCGGCACGATCAACTGGCTGGGCGTTCTCCTGATCGCGGCGGGAGCCGTACTCGTCGCGTGGAAGCCCTGA
- the trxB gene encoding thioredoxin-disulfide reductase, giving the protein MEKSRHVKVLIIGSGPAGYTAAIYTARAGLDPLLVQGLQPGGQLSITNDVENYPGFAEAIQGPWLMEQMQGQAEACGAEVMFDLVSEVDLNATPLRARTDGGIEIMADSVIIATGAVARWLGLPSERAYQGHGVSACATCDGFFFRGKRVAVVGGGNTAAEEALYLANLCEHVTIVHRRDEFRAEKILQERVSKTENIDVVWNHVVDEVLGVDEPRSVTGLRLKHVQGGETSEIPVEGVFIAIGHSPATELFRGQLAMDREGYLITRPDSMATEVAGVFAAGDVQDRIYRQAVTAAGTGCMAALEAERYLSQHQDG; this is encoded by the coding sequence ATGGAAAAGTCACGACACGTCAAGGTCCTCATCATCGGGTCGGGGCCGGCCGGCTACACGGCAGCCATCTACACCGCCCGCGCCGGGCTTGATCCGTTGCTGGTGCAGGGCTTGCAGCCTGGCGGGCAGCTCTCGATCACCAATGATGTCGAGAATTATCCGGGCTTTGCCGAGGCCATTCAGGGGCCGTGGCTGATGGAGCAAATGCAGGGGCAGGCGGAAGCCTGCGGTGCCGAGGTGATGTTCGATCTTGTGAGCGAGGTCGATCTGAACGCGACTCCGTTGCGGGCAAGGACGGATGGTGGCATCGAGATCATGGCCGATTCGGTGATCATTGCCACCGGAGCGGTGGCTCGGTGGCTGGGGCTGCCGAGTGAACGGGCCTATCAGGGGCACGGTGTTTCGGCCTGCGCAACCTGTGATGGCTTCTTCTTCCGCGGCAAGCGGGTCGCGGTAGTCGGTGGCGGCAATACGGCAGCCGAGGAGGCGCTTTATCTCGCCAATCTGTGCGAGCACGTCACGATCGTTCATCGGCGCGATGAATTCCGCGCGGAGAAGATCCTTCAGGAACGCGTTTCCAAGACTGAAAATATCGACGTCGTATGGAACCATGTGGTCGATGAGGTGCTGGGTGTGGATGAACCCAGATCGGTCACGGGGCTGCGGCTGAAACATGTGCAAGGCGGCGAGACATCCGAGATTCCGGTCGAGGGGGTGTTCATTGCCATCGGTCATTCACCCGCGACCGAACTGTTCAGGGGCCAGTTGGCGATGGATCGCGAAGGTTATCTGATCACCCGCCCCGACAGTATGGCAACCGAGGTCGCCGGTGTGTTCGCCGCAGGTGATGTGCAGGACAGGATTTACCGCCAGGCGGTGACGGCTGCCGGCACCGGCTGCATGGCCGCACTGGAGGCCGAACGTTATCTATCTCAACATCAGGACGGTTGA
- a CDS encoding LysR family transcriptional regulator codes for MLDWDRVRIFHAVAGAGSFTKAADRLGLSQSAISRQIGALEEDLGVSLFHRHARGLLLTEHGEILLETATAVARRMASMQTVLGEVRNTASGHLRVNTTVGIGTVWLVSHLAEFRELYPEISITLVASDSDLDLSMREADVAIRLQQPTQSDLIQRKLMTAHTHIYGSKAYVAKHGSPANVDELSKHELIAYGDDWQPPVSGLNWILEAGMDLAESERRTPTLKINNVFGMLRATECGLGLASLPDYLCAQSPQLQRVLSDIEGPGFTAYFVYPEELRSSRRVSAFRDFLLEKVAAQPVW; via the coding sequence ATGCTTGATTGGGACCGTGTCAGGATTTTCCATGCCGTAGCCGGGGCAGGCAGCTTCACCAAGGCCGCCGACCGGCTGGGGCTCAGTCAGTCCGCCATCAGCCGCCAGATCGGTGCTCTGGAGGAGGATCTGGGAGTTTCCCTGTTCCACCGGCATGCGCGCGGCCTGCTGCTCACGGAACATGGCGAGATCCTGCTGGAGACCGCCACGGCCGTGGCCAGGCGCATGGCGTCGATGCAGACCGTGCTGGGAGAAGTCCGCAATACCGCCAGCGGTCACCTGCGTGTCAACACGACCGTGGGAATTGGCACGGTATGGCTGGTTTCGCACCTAGCTGAATTCCGTGAGCTCTATCCCGAGATCAGCATCACGCTGGTTGCCAGCGATTCCGACCTGGATCTGTCGATGCGCGAGGCAGATGTCGCGATCCGTCTTCAGCAGCCGACGCAATCGGACCTGATCCAGCGCAAGCTGATGACGGCGCATACCCACATCTATGGCAGCAAGGCGTATGTCGCCAAGCATGGAAGTCCGGCCAATGTTGATGAGCTCTCGAAGCATGAACTCATCGCCTACGGTGACGATTGGCAGCCGCCCGTTTCCGGTTTGAACTGGATCCTCGAAGCGGGAATGGATCTTGCCGAAAGCGAGCGGCGGACGCCGACCCTCAAGATCAACAATGTCTTTGGCATGCTTCGAGCGACCGAATGCGGACTGGGGCTTGCCTCGCTGCCGGATTACCTTTGTGCTCAGAGTCCGCAATTGCAGCGGGTTCTTTCCGATATCGAAGGGCCGGGATTCACCGCCTATTTCGTCTATCCGGAAGAACTGCGTTCATCCCGTCGGGTATCGGCGTTCCGCGATTTTCTGCTGGAAAAGGTCGCTGCGCAGCCCGTCTGGTAG
- the msrP gene encoding protein-methionine-sulfoxide reductase catalytic subunit MsrP, with translation MLTKSRKSWEINENQATDEGVWLHRRALLKGLAVGSLLTPLQGCGSGVADEPPIAPEIYPARRNPAFTLDRDITDEALVTSYNNFHEFGSHKRIASAAQSLRLRPWAVVIDGMVDKEMTLDAEDLIRKMPVEERLYRHRCVEGWSIAVPWTGFPLRALIDMARPLSSAKYLRMETFKDSSVASGQLQFWYPWPYVEGLTMAEARNELAFISTGMYGKPMPRQNGAPLRLTVPWKYGFKSIKSIVRFSFTDERPVSFWEEIQASEYGFWANINPDVPHARWSQADEQILGTNEIVPTRIYNGYGEQVADLYAGLKSEKLFM, from the coding sequence ATGCTGACAAAAAGTCGAAAAAGCTGGGAAATCAACGAAAACCAGGCAACCGACGAAGGTGTGTGGCTGCATCGCCGGGCCCTGCTCAAGGGCCTTGCGGTCGGATCGCTGCTCACCCCCCTGCAGGGATGCGGCTCCGGCGTCGCCGACGAGCCTCCGATCGCCCCCGAAATCTACCCGGCAAGGCGCAATCCCGCATTTACCCTCGATCGGGATATTACCGACGAGGCACTCGTCACCTCCTATAACAATTTTCATGAGTTCGGATCACACAAGCGGATCGCCTCGGCCGCCCAGAGCCTTCGACTCCGCCCCTGGGCAGTGGTGATCGACGGCATGGTCGACAAGGAGATGACGCTGGATGCCGAAGACCTGATCCGCAAGATGCCGGTCGAGGAGCGCCTGTACCGGCATCGCTGCGTCGAAGGCTGGTCGATAGCTGTCCCCTGGACAGGTTTTCCCCTGCGCGCACTGATTGACATGGCGCGACCGCTGAGCAGCGCGAAATATCTTCGCATGGAGACCTTCAAGGATTCCAGCGTGGCATCCGGACAGCTGCAGTTCTGGTATCCATGGCCCTATGTCGAAGGTCTCACGATGGCAGAAGCCCGCAACGAACTCGCATTCATCTCCACCGGCATGTACGGCAAACCGATGCCCCGGCAAAATGGTGCCCCGTTGCGACTGACCGTACCCTGGAAGTATGGCTTCAAGTCGATCAAATCCATCGTGCGCTTCAGTTTCACCGACGAACGCCCAGTGAGCTTCTGGGAAGAAATCCAGGCATCCGAGTATGGTTTCTGGGCGAACATCAATCCGGACGTTCCACACGCCCGCTGGAGCCAGGCCGATGAACAGATACTGGGAACCAATGAAATCGTCCCCACCCGGATTTATAATGGATACGGGGAACAGGTAGCCGACCTCTATGCGGGCCTGAAATCCGAGAAGCTTTTCATGTGA
- a CDS encoding SufE family protein, which translates to MQQQPTLAEEEAAIIEEFEFFEDAREVIEHIVELGRELPAMDDALKTEASRVRGCQSQVWLTADLDMTSAKMRLTADSDAVIVKGLIALVLRLYDNRPPQVVADSETRVFESIGLGRMLTPGRQNGLYSMLARTRQLAAALAKANNGSIASP; encoded by the coding sequence ATGCAGCAGCAGCCGACACTGGCCGAAGAAGAGGCCGCGATCATCGAGGAATTCGAGTTCTTCGAGGATGCGCGCGAGGTGATCGAGCATATCGTCGAACTCGGCAGGGAACTGCCGGCAATGGACGATGCATTGAAAACGGAGGCATCGAGAGTGCGCGGCTGCCAGAGTCAGGTATGGCTGACCGCCGATCTCGACATGACCAGCGCCAAGATGCGCCTCACGGCCGACAGCGATGCCGTCATCGTCAAGGGACTTATCGCCCTGGTCCTGCGCCTCTACGACAATCGCCCGCCGCAGGTTGTTGCCGACAGTGAGACACGCGTGTTCGAGAGCATCGGCCTAGGCAGGATGCTTACTCCCGGCCGGCAGAACGGTCTTTATTCCATGCTCGCGCGAACCCGTCAGCTGGCTGCCGCTCTTGCAAAGGCCAACAACGGTTCCATCGCGTCCCCTTGA
- a CDS encoding 50S ribosomal protein L32 codes for MAVPRKKVSRSKRDMRRSHDSLTAPQVVEDKDSGEFRRPHHIDLKSGMYRGRQVLTVANDIDEDD; via the coding sequence ATGGCCGTCCCACGCAAGAAAGTCAGCCGCAGCAAGCGTGACATGCGGCGCTCCCATGACTCCTTGACCGCGCCCCAGGTCGTCGAGGACAAGGATTCCGGTGAGTTCCGCCGCCCTCACCACATCGACCTCAAGAGCGGAATGTATCGCGGACGCCAAGTCCTGACCGTAGCCAATGATATTGACGAAGACGACTGA
- a CDS encoding pilus assembly protein, translating into MTVNNNRVVEDERGAVAIEMAVAFIILVIVLLGLTEVCIATVQQKQADHAFDVFSELVMSQRDPINCQDLDNYYQMSLSTFLAGNIGSNLYSKAKNSDSFNSQVFGIRVAGVAFERANGNRVQETTLWQSHYNTSHAFSVGNSDLIPKNLESEGEFYVVVEGETRLRPMFSFIFGNKGDLIVHNVQPIISVPRYQPAITMSGSQTGTCSHL; encoded by the coding sequence TTGACGGTCAACAACAATCGGGTTGTCGAAGATGAAAGGGGTGCCGTGGCCATCGAAATGGCTGTCGCATTCATCATCCTCGTGATCGTGTTACTTGGTCTGACCGAAGTTTGCATAGCAACGGTACAGCAAAAACAGGCTGACCATGCGTTTGACGTTTTTTCTGAATTGGTGATGTCACAACGGGATCCGATAAATTGTCAGGATCTTGATAATTACTATCAAATGTCATTATCGACATTCCTTGCAGGAAATATTGGTAGTAATCTATACTCGAAAGCAAAAAATTCCGATAGTTTCAATAGTCAGGTATTCGGCATTCGCGTCGCCGGTGTGGCATTTGAAAGAGCCAATGGCAATCGCGTGCAGGAAACGACGCTCTGGCAATCGCACTACAACACCAGTCATGCGTTTTCTGTCGGCAACTCGGACCTGATTCCCAAAAATCTTGAGAGCGAAGGAGAGTTTTATGTCGTTGTCGAGGGGGAAACCCGGCTACGCCCGATGTTCAGTTTCATCTTCGGAAACAAGGGCGATCTGATCGTCCACAATGTGCAACCGATTATTTCGGTGCCACGCTACCAGCCCGCCATCACGATGTCAGGCAGCCAAACCGGCACCTGCAGCCATCTGTAG
- a CDS encoding VWA domain-containing protein, whose product MLAILLPVVLMICSIAVDGLQAVVFKQKLQNAADATTLAVAKKSAVNEHISVNELKKYGEEFLKSQFHGVYKIDSFIVNPGNSSARIELTGNVRGIFSSIFNVEILRYKVISAAEFDRMKLEVALVLDNSRSISDAELAGVKAAAKELVDSLMTVNGTGYSRQTLISIVPFAGTVRLPQSEMGEWWIDLYQGTAPNHRDHINRVSKSVRGGSPYNWNPTRGELFDQVSDQRWAGCVEHRQYPFDTRDFPALKWDPSTWFLPYFAFDIPDIVKGKPVDRVDSANNNWLEDDGGVCSGGVPSDFMENVDNTCKYGVPGQPVTSNSTMADLKGDRIRRGPNFYCTMSPLLPLTSNRDEIFAALDAMVNDHINVTDLTIGLTWGWRALTPSPPLDQSTSENFDNDSHKILILMTDGANASPVAETRNYGAWGFPSDGRLDRSLTIDSKNEVVNAFMDRRTSETCSHAKYANIKVITVNFGTNDDGIELLRNCASSPADFYLAPDVKSLNDVFRSISQSIGTLRLTK is encoded by the coding sequence ATGCTGGCCATCCTCCTCCCGGTTGTGCTGATGATCTGCTCGATCGCTGTTGATGGTCTCCAGGCTGTCGTCTTCAAGCAAAAATTGCAAAATGCAGCCGATGCGACAACATTGGCGGTCGCCAAGAAATCGGCAGTGAATGAACACATTTCTGTCAATGAACTAAAGAAATATGGAGAAGAATTCTTAAAAAGTCAATTTCATGGAGTCTACAAGATCGATTCATTCATTGTGAATCCAGGAAATTCATCTGCAAGAATTGAATTGACTGGAAATGTTCGTGGAATATTTTCCAGTATATTCAACGTAGAAATATTACGATATAAAGTGATTTCTGCAGCTGAATTTGACCGCATGAAGCTGGAAGTGGCTCTCGTTCTCGATAATTCCCGATCGATCAGTGACGCTGAGCTGGCTGGTGTCAAGGCCGCCGCAAAGGAACTGGTCGACAGCCTGATGACGGTCAACGGTACGGGGTATAGTCGCCAGACCTTGATCTCGATAGTGCCGTTTGCCGGCACGGTGCGTCTGCCGCAGTCGGAGATGGGCGAATGGTGGATTGATCTCTATCAAGGTACCGCACCAAATCACCGTGACCACATAAATCGGGTCAGCAAGTCCGTGCGCGGCGGGTCGCCGTACAACTGGAATCCGACGCGCGGAGAGCTCTTTGATCAGGTCTCGGACCAACGCTGGGCCGGGTGTGTCGAGCACCGGCAATACCCTTTCGATACACGGGATTTTCCCGCATTGAAGTGGGATCCGAGTACCTGGTTTCTGCCGTACTTTGCCTTTGATATCCCCGATATTGTCAAGGGCAAGCCGGTCGACAGGGTCGACTCGGCCAACAACAACTGGCTTGAGGATGACGGCGGTGTCTGCAGTGGCGGAGTACCAAGTGATTTTATGGAGAATGTTGATAACACGTGCAAGTATGGTGTACCCGGACAACCGGTAACCAGCAATAGCACAATGGCGGACCTGAAGGGTGACAGAATTCGCCGGGGGCCGAATTTCTACTGCACGATGTCGCCATTGTTGCCATTGACCAGCAATCGCGACGAAATTTTTGCCGCACTCGATGCGATGGTCAATGATCACATCAATGTGACCGACCTTACCATCGGTCTTACCTGGGGATGGCGTGCCCTGACGCCTTCACCGCCTCTCGATCAGTCGACCAGTGAAAATTTTGATAACGATTCGCACAAAATACTGATCCTGATGACAGATGGAGCAAATGCTTCACCGGTTGCGGAGACCCGCAATTACGGCGCATGGGGATTTCCGAGCGATGGTCGCTTGGATCGCTCGCTCACGATCGATTCGAAAAATGAAGTCGTCAACGCATTTATGGATCGGCGTACCAGCGAAACTTGTAGCCATGCGAAATATGCAAATATCAAGGTAATTACAGTAAATTTCGGAACAAATGATGATGGAATTGAGCTTTTGCGGAACTGCGCATCGAGCCCTGCAGATTTCTATTTGGCGCCGGATGTTAAAAGTTTAAATGACGTATTTCGGTCTATTTCCCAGTCAATTGGAACGCTTCGGCTGACGAAATGA
- a CDS encoding pilus assembly protein — protein sequence MKFMNCFGSCRAGIAAMEFALTAPLFFLLVMGIFDTGFYFMQKWALITGLDRAQRVIQTGEILKTPAWRRELSFRDLICRSRLLPNCEKRIVTQVRELDGASMESMTSDGKVNASEGHFVAGNPGKIMGVEVVYRLPPSFVGPILEQSKGPDGSVYINAMTIFRTEPY from the coding sequence ATGAAGTTCATGAATTGCTTTGGAAGTTGCCGGGCGGGTATTGCGGCAATGGAATTCGCATTGACAGCTCCATTGTTTTTTTTGCTGGTCATGGGAATATTCGATACGGGTTTCTATTTTATGCAAAAATGGGCACTAATTACAGGATTGGATCGTGCTCAGAGAGTTATTCAGACGGGAGAGATCCTCAAGACTCCAGCCTGGCGACGCGAGCTTTCATTTCGCGACCTGATTTGCAGGTCTCGACTTCTGCCGAATTGCGAAAAGAGAATTGTGACTCAAGTCCGCGAACTTGATGGTGCCTCAATGGAGAGCATGACGAGTGATGGGAAGGTCAATGCATCGGAAGGTCATTTCGTTGCCGGCAATCCCGGTAAGATCATGGGGGTTGAAGTCGTTTACCGGCTACCTCCCAGCTTTGTCGGGCCAATCCTGGAACAATCAAAAGGCCCCGACGGATCTGTCTACATCAATGCCATGACCATCTTCCGAACAGAGCCATACTAG
- a CDS encoding transposase produces the protein MSKPNATNLATLGLDDLRDLVAALLERVALLEAENAALRDEIARLKGLKGRPKIKPSGMAAKAGTSTATGKRGGKGKRGGSSKASRRVPVVSEEQKLGVEAPPGSRFKGYEDFVVQDLRLESRVIRYRQERWMTPDGRTVTAPLPQGLCGHFGPELVRFIILQHVQGQVTTERLTAMLNEIGIVISKCQVIRLLNNDPGDLHDEATELFRAGLESAKWITVDDTGARHGAKNGFTTQIGDDRFTHFATTFSKSRVNFLELLRAGHGGYVLNDDAFSYMRKHALAGSVIARLEAHDTRTFADRGAFSAHLGELGIDQLDVHPDPVKIATEAALWGSIHHHGLLNDTVIVSDGAGQFRVGQHALCWVHAERLIHKLVGFNESQRRAIDLLRQLVWWFYADLKAYKQAPQRSRAAQLRARFDRIFKRKTGFATLDRLLARLHARKPELLLVLDRPEIPLHTNGSENDIRCHVTKRKISGGTWSDAGRQARDTLLGCMKTCQKLDVSFFQLLGHRLAVPYTTEIPPLAQLVTAAKV, from the coding sequence ATGTCCAAGCCCAATGCCACCAACCTCGCCACACTCGGCCTTGATGATCTCCGCGATTTGGTTGCGGCGCTGCTGGAGCGCGTCGCTTTGCTGGAGGCGGAGAATGCAGCATTGCGGGATGAGATTGCCCGGCTCAAGGGGCTGAAAGGGCGGCCGAAGATCAAACCGTCGGGGATGGCAGCGAAGGCCGGAACATCGACGGCCACAGGCAAGCGAGGCGGCAAGGGCAAGCGGGGTGGTTCGTCGAAGGCCAGCCGGCGGGTTCCTGTGGTGAGCGAGGAGCAGAAGCTCGGGGTTGAGGCGCCGCCCGGCTCGCGGTTCAAGGGGTATGAGGATTTTGTCGTGCAGGATCTGCGGCTGGAGAGCCGGGTGATCCGCTATCGCCAGGAGCGCTGGATGACGCCGGACGGGCGAACGGTGACAGCGCCGTTGCCCCAGGGCTTGTGCGGGCATTTCGGGCCTGAACTGGTGCGGTTCATCATTCTGCAGCACGTCCAGGGCCAGGTCACGACGGAACGCTTGACGGCGATGCTGAACGAGATCGGCATCGTCATTTCCAAGTGCCAGGTCATCCGGCTGTTGAACAATGATCCAGGCGATTTGCATGACGAGGCCACGGAGCTGTTCCGCGCCGGTCTCGAGAGCGCGAAATGGATCACCGTCGATGACACCGGCGCCCGGCATGGCGCCAAAAACGGCTTCACCACCCAGATCGGCGATGACCGCTTCACCCACTTCGCGACGACGTTTTCCAAGAGCCGGGTGAATTTTCTCGAACTGCTGCGCGCCGGTCATGGCGGTTATGTCCTCAATGACGACGCCTTCAGCTACATGCGCAAACATGCGCTGGCAGGCTCCGTGATCGCCCGGCTGGAGGCGCATGACACCAGGACATTCGCCGATCGCGGCGCCTTCTCGGCCCATCTGGGCGAACTCGGTATCGATCAACTCGATGTTCACCCCGACCCGGTCAAAATCGCCACCGAGGCCGCACTGTGGGGCAGCATCCACCACCACGGTCTGCTGAACGATACCGTCATCGTCTCCGATGGCGCCGGACAGTTCCGCGTCGGCCAACATGCACTCTGTTGGGTTCATGCCGAGCGCCTGATCCACAAGCTCGTCGGCTTCAATGAAAGCCAAAGACGTGCCATCGATCTCCTCCGCCAGCTCGTCTGGTGGTTCTACGCCGATCTCAAGGCTTACAAACAAGCCCCGCAAAGGTCGCGAGCTGCCCAGCTCCGTGCCCGCTTCGACCGCATCTTCAAGCGCAAGACCGGTTTCGCCACCCTCGATCGCCTGCTCGCACGCCTGCATGCCCGCAAACCGGAACTCCTCCTGGTCCTCGACCGACCCGAAATCCCCCTGCACACCAACGGCTCGGAAAACGACATCCGCTGCCACGTCACCAAACGCAAGATCTCCGGCGGCACCTGGTCCGATGCCGGCCGTCAGGCACGCGATACCCTGCTCGGCTGCATGAAAACCTGCCAGAAACTCGACGTCTCCTTCTTCCAGCTCCTCGGCCACCGACTCGCCGTACCATACACGACAGAAATCCCACCACTCGCCCAGCTCGTCACCGCCGCCAAGGTCTGA
- a CDS encoding IS1634 family transposase has translation MGTRIDVFWLFGAVKHAIVVGMYLRTTRRRNRDGSEVCYYALAENHRHPEKGHVEARVVHSFGRADKLDRAVLERLVASIRRVLAEEKGELVVEGGGAGAIEIEAVFELGVIHVVKALWEQLGIGAAITSRIEQNKLKAPHLAALLAMVVQRLARPGSKLACHEHFLDRVWLPEAKDLALGQLYRALDLLAEHGDAIEREVFWNSVDLFKLDVDLVFYDATTAWFETDEEDVASHEWRGLQFEPLRKRGHSKEGRDNDPQIVIALAVTREGVPVRSWIFPGNTPDVTTVQKVKDDLREMRLGRTLFVGDAGMYSRGNLEELAKGAGKYILATRTCPKFRVRAMMMEREEPSHASTQEAYAT, from the coding sequence GTGGGCACACGAATTGATGTTTTCTGGCTTTTCGGGGCGGTCAAACATGCTATTGTCGTGGGCATGTACTTGCGAACGACCAGGCGGCGGAACAGGGATGGCAGCGAGGTGTGCTACTACGCGCTCGCCGAGAACCACCGCCATCCGGAAAAGGGCCATGTCGAGGCCCGGGTGGTGCATAGCTTCGGCCGTGCCGACAAGCTGGACCGGGCGGTGCTCGAGCGGCTGGTGGCCAGCATCCGGCGGGTTCTGGCCGAGGAGAAGGGCGAGCTGGTGGTCGAAGGCGGCGGTGCTGGCGCAATCGAGATCGAGGCGGTTTTCGAGCTCGGTGTTATCCATGTGGTCAAGGCGCTGTGGGAACAGTTGGGCATTGGTGCGGCGATCACCTCCAGGATCGAGCAGAACAAACTGAAAGCACCGCATCTGGCGGCGTTGCTGGCGATGGTTGTACAACGTCTGGCACGGCCGGGCTCGAAGCTGGCCTGTCATGAGCATTTTCTGGATCGGGTATGGCTGCCGGAGGCCAAGGATCTCGCCTTGGGGCAGCTTTACCGGGCACTCGACCTTCTTGCCGAGCATGGCGACGCCATCGAACGCGAGGTGTTCTGGAACAGCGTCGATCTGTTCAAGCTGGATGTGGATCTGGTCTTTTATGACGCCACCACCGCCTGGTTCGAGACCGATGAGGAGGATGTTGCCAGCCACGAGTGGCGCGGGCTGCAGTTCGAACCGCTTCGAAAGCGCGGTCATTCCAAGGAGGGCCGCGACAACGACCCGCAGATCGTGATTGCTCTTGCCGTGACGCGCGAAGGCGTGCCGGTCCGTTCCTGGATCTTTCCCGGCAATACGCCCGACGTCACCACCGTGCAGAAGGTCAAGGACGATCTGCGCGAAATGCGGCTGGGACGGACGCTGTTTGTTGGTGATGCCGGCATGTACTCCAGGGGCAATCTCGAAGAGCTGGCCAAAGGTGCCGGTAAATACATTCTCGCCACGCGGACCTGTCCGAAATTTCGTGTACGGGCGATGATGATGGAAAGAGAGGAACCATCACATGCCAGCACGCAAGAAGCCTACGCAACGTGA